A stretch of Myroides oncorhynchi DNA encodes these proteins:
- a CDS encoding porin, whose protein sequence is MSTLTLNNSLKMKLLVGAGLICSTISFAQEIQNDTIKVFEDKIILHPEPQKYPQFKVGGVFQTRYLDNFKKGVDIDGQHHSSTPEKTNYSNNSFDIKRMRVSMNAKITENLEVTALVNFADFKNKDVSTRVLENAFAKYTVNRYFQITVGQFRPLFGMEETYPVDIVKSIDYSNSYYLFGNNGWMSFQVGAAITGSVDLGNVPMSYGFSVTNGNGKNKSDSDDGKHYSSRFLFNLDKKHNLNVGVSGGIGEVQKENVYAVGVEATAKFPINDRWCLDFQTEAKQGTNHDAFFKLEADKRLGKLDNYIMKSFYILPNIRYEVGKKHFQAIEFACRYEYLDAESKLNSNARQSLTPMFSLEFLKNYGARIQIGMQIDNFKENIENSKTYNSNLAFVQLQCRF, encoded by the coding sequence ATGAGCACTCTCACACTCAATAATAGCTTAAAAATGAAATTATTAGTCGGAGCAGGTTTAATCTGCTCCACTATATCTTTCGCTCAAGAGATACAGAATGATACAATCAAAGTCTTTGAAGACAAGATTATTCTTCATCCTGAACCACAGAAGTATCCTCAGTTTAAAGTAGGAGGAGTATTCCAAACAAGATATTTAGACAATTTTAAAAAAGGAGTAGATATCGATGGGCAACATCACTCATCAACTCCTGAAAAAACGAATTACTCTAATAATTCTTTTGATATCAAAAGAATGCGTGTGTCTATGAATGCTAAGATTACAGAGAATCTAGAGGTGACAGCATTGGTTAACTTTGCAGACTTTAAAAATAAGGATGTAAGTACAAGAGTTCTAGAAAATGCCTTTGCTAAGTATACTGTTAATCGCTATTTTCAGATAACAGTAGGACAGTTTAGACCACTGTTTGGAATGGAAGAAACCTATCCAGTGGACATCGTAAAGTCTATTGACTATTCTAATTCTTATTATCTGTTTGGAAACAATGGATGGATGAGCTTCCAAGTAGGAGCAGCCATTACAGGTAGTGTAGATCTGGGTAATGTACCTATGAGCTATGGTTTTTCTGTGACCAATGGAAATGGAAAAAATAAGTCAGATAGTGACGATGGTAAACATTACTCTTCACGATTTTTATTTAACCTAGATAAGAAACACAATCTTAATGTAGGTGTAAGTGGAGGTATTGGAGAAGTACAAAAAGAAAATGTGTATGCTGTAGGTGTGGAAGCAACAGCTAAATTTCCAATCAATGATCGTTGGTGTTTAGACTTTCAAACTGAAGCGAAACAAGGAACTAATCATGATGCCTTCTTTAAATTAGAAGCAGATAAACGCCTTGGGAAATTAGATAATTACATTATGAAGAGTTTTTACATTCTACCTAATATACGATATGAAGTAGGTAAAAAACACTTCCAAGCCATAGAGTTTGCGTGTCGTTATGAATATCTTGATGCAGAATCAAAGTTGAATTCAAATGCTCGCCAATCACTTACCCCAATGTTTAGTTTAGAGTTCTTAAAGAATTATGGAGCTAGAATACAAATCGGTATGCAGATTGACAACTTTAAAGAGAATATAGAGAATTCAAAAACGTACAATTCTAATTTAGCCTTTGTACAATTACAGTGTAGATTCTAA
- a CDS encoding succinate dehydrogenase/fumarate reductase iron-sulfur subunit, with product MKLHLKIWRQKNRKAQGQLVNYTLENVNPHMSFLEMLDTLNEQLIVNKEEPVEFDHDCREGICGQCGVVINGNAHGPLENTTTCQLHMREFKDGETVLIEPFRAKGFPVKKDLKVDRSAFDRIISAGGYVSVNTGQAPEANTIPVSHETAEAAFDSAACIGCGACVATCKNGSAALFTSAKITQLAILPQSQEERKERALRMISQMDAEDFGHCSNTEACEVECPQGISVLNIARMNYEYNRASFLKFKK from the coding sequence ATGAAACTGCATTTAAAAATATGGAGACAAAAAAATCGTAAAGCACAAGGACAACTTGTAAACTATACGTTAGAAAATGTGAATCCACATATGTCTTTCTTGGAGATGTTGGATACATTAAATGAGCAATTAATCGTAAATAAAGAAGAGCCAGTAGAGTTTGATCACGACTGTAGAGAAGGTATCTGTGGTCAGTGTGGTGTAGTTATTAACGGTAATGCACATGGACCATTAGAGAATACAACTACTTGTCAGCTACACATGCGTGAGTTCAAAGATGGTGAAACAGTATTAATAGAGCCTTTTAGAGCAAAAGGATTCCCTGTTAAGAAGGATTTAAAAGTAGATAGAAGTGCATTTGACCGTATTATATCAGCTGGTGGATATGTATCAGTGAATACTGGTCAGGCACCAGAAGCGAATACTATTCCAGTATCACATGAGACAGCAGAAGCAGCGTTTGACTCTGCGGCATGTATAGGATGTGGTGCTTGTGTAGCTACATGTAAGAACGGTAGTGCTGCACTATTTACATCTGCTAAGATTACTCAATTAGCGATCTTACCTCAATCACAAGAAGAGCGTAAAGAAAGAGCATTAAGAATGATCTCTCAGATGGATGCTGAGGACTTCGGACACTGTTCTAACACTGAAGCATGTGAAGTCGAATGTCCACAAGGTATCTCAGTCCTTAATATCGCACGTATGAATTATGAATATAATCGTGCAAGCTTTTTGAAGTTTAAAAAATAA
- a CDS encoding fumarate reductase/succinate dehydrogenase flavoprotein subunit: MKLDAKIPQGPLEEKWLNYKKTARLVNPANRKKLDVIVIGTGLAGSSLGASLGEMGYNVKAFCFQDTPRRAHSVAAQGGVNAAKNYKNDGDSVYRMFIDTLKGGDFRAREANVYRLAECSLNLIDQAVAQGVPFGREYGGYLNNRSFGGVQVSRTFYARGQTGQQLLLGTYQALMRQVDKKSVQLYSSHEMLDIVVIDGKARGVVVRNLETGEIEKHSAHAVVLATGGFGKIYYLSTLAMGCNGSAIWRAHKKGAYFASPSWTQIHPTSLPQSGDYQSKLTLMSESLRNDGRIWVPKKADDTRDANDIPEEERDYYLERRYPAFGNLAPRDISSRAAKERIDAGHGVGPLKNAVYLDFSKAIREQGQPKIAEKYGNLFRMYEKITGIDAYKEPMKISPAAHFSMGGLWVDYELMTTIPGLFALGEANFADHGANRLGANSLLQASVDGYFIAPYTIANYLADQIRVGHISTDHPEFDKVIKENQEKIDQLLSIKGDKSVDYYHKKLGKLLYDYCGLARTAEGLTFAIEEIKKLRDEFYKNVNVTGENDTMNAELEKAGRVADYLEIGVLMCYDALTRNESCGAHFREEFQTEDGEAERNDGEFQYISAWEWPGSLEQEPILNKEELKFEFVQPTIRSYK; this comes from the coding sequence ATGAAATTAGATGCAAAAATACCACAAGGACCATTAGAAGAAAAATGGCTTAATTATAAAAAAACAGCTCGCTTGGTAAACCCAGCGAATAGAAAGAAATTAGATGTTATCGTAATTGGTACAGGATTAGCAGGAAGCTCATTAGGAGCATCTCTAGGTGAGATGGGGTATAATGTAAAAGCTTTTTGCTTCCAAGATACACCTCGTCGTGCGCACTCTGTAGCGGCACAAGGAGGGGTGAATGCTGCAAAAAATTATAAAAACGACGGTGATAGTGTGTACCGTATGTTTATAGATACATTAAAAGGAGGGGATTTTAGAGCACGTGAGGCTAACGTATATCGTCTAGCAGAGTGTTCTCTTAACTTGATCGACCAGGCAGTAGCTCAAGGGGTTCCTTTCGGTAGAGAATATGGAGGATATTTAAATAATAGGTCATTCGGAGGTGTTCAGGTTAGTAGAACCTTCTACGCTAGAGGTCAAACGGGACAACAGTTATTATTAGGTACTTATCAAGCGTTAATGCGCCAAGTAGATAAGAAATCTGTACAGTTATATTCTTCTCATGAGATGCTAGACATCGTAGTTATTGATGGTAAAGCTAGGGGTGTAGTAGTGCGTAACTTAGAGACTGGTGAGATAGAGAAGCATTCGGCTCATGCTGTGGTATTAGCTACAGGAGGATTTGGTAAGATTTATTACCTATCTACATTAGCAATGGGATGTAATGGATCTGCGATCTGGAGAGCACATAAAAAAGGAGCATACTTCGCTTCACCAAGTTGGACACAGATACACCCAACATCACTTCCTCAGTCTGGTGATTACCAATCTAAATTAACATTAATGTCTGAGTCATTGCGTAATGATGGACGTATTTGGGTTCCTAAAAAAGCAGATGATACAAGAGACGCTAATGATATTCCAGAAGAAGAAAGAGATTACTACTTAGAGCGTCGTTATCCTGCATTCGGAAACTTAGCGCCACGTGATATTTCATCTCGTGCAGCGAAAGAACGTATCGATGCTGGACATGGTGTAGGACCATTAAAAAATGCTGTATACTTGGATTTCTCTAAGGCTATTAGAGAACAAGGGCAACCTAAGATCGCTGAGAAGTATGGTAACTTATTCCGTATGTATGAGAAGATTACAGGTATTGATGCCTATAAAGAGCCAATGAAGATATCACCAGCAGCTCACTTCTCTATGGGGGGGTTATGGGTAGATTACGAATTAATGACTACTATCCCTGGATTATTTGCATTAGGTGAAGCTAACTTCGCTGATCACGGTGCTAATAGATTAGGTGCTAACTCATTATTACAAGCTTCTGTAGATGGATACTTCATTGCTCCATATACAATAGCTAATTATCTAGCGGATCAAATTAGAGTAGGTCATATCTCTACAGATCATCCAGAATTCGATAAAGTAATTAAAGAGAATCAAGAGAAAATAGATCAATTATTAAGTATTAAGGGAGATAAGTCAGTAGACTACTACCACAAAAAACTTGGTAAGTTATTGTATGATTATTGTGGTTTAGCTAGAACTGCTGAAGGATTAACATTTGCAATTGAAGAGATTAAAAAGTTAAGAGACGAATTCTACAAGAACGTTAATGTTACGGGAGAAAATGATACAATGAATGCTGAATTAGAAAAAGCAGGACGTGTAGCAGATTATTTAGAGATCGGAGTGTTAATGTGCTATGATGCCTTAACAAGAAATGAATCTTGTGGAGCGCACTTTAGAGAAGAGTTCCAAACTGAAGATGGAGAAGCAGAACGCAATGATGGGGAGTTCCAATATATCTCGGCATGGGAATGGCCAGGATCATTAGAACAAGAACCAATCTTAAACAAAGAAGAGTTAAAATTCGAATTCGTACAACCAACTATCCGTAGTTACAAATAA
- a CDS encoding succinate dehydrogenase cytochrome b subunit — MNTLSRKIVMAATGLFLCFFLLIHCLGNMQLFMEPEQARLSFNAYSHFLTGNPLVKMVSYVLYASIIGHAIYALIITSKNKTSGGTYKKDNRGRASKWYSRNMGVLGTIVLIFIVLHFANFWYVYKFGQTELDLAGNKDLYLVVATAFQQLWLVVIYVIAMIALCYHLIHGISSGVRTLGLFHPKFVRWVNIIGVAYSVLICVGFAAMPVFMYITNPLNL; from the coding sequence ATGAACACACTCTCACGCAAGATTGTAATGGCCGCGACAGGATTATTTCTTTGCTTTTTCCTATTGATTCACTGTCTAGGAAATATGCAATTATTTATGGAGCCAGAACAAGCAAGATTAAGTTTTAATGCGTATTCGCATTTCTTAACAGGAAATCCATTAGTAAAGATGGTTTCTTATGTTTTATATGCTTCTATCATAGGGCATGCTATCTATGCTTTAATAATTACTTCTAAGAATAAAACTTCTGGAGGTACTTATAAAAAAGACAATAGAGGTAGAGCAAGTAAATGGTATAGCCGAAACATGGGAGTACTTGGTACAATAGTTTTAATTTTTATTGTATTACACTTCGCAAACTTTTGGTATGTATATAAATTTGGACAAACAGAATTAGATTTAGCAGGAAATAAAGATCTATATCTTGTAGTAGCAACAGCTTTCCAACAATTATGGTTAGTAGTGATTTATGTTATTGCTATGATAGCATTATGTTACCACTTAATCCACGGTATTAGTAGTGGAGTGAGAACATTAGGTTTGTTTCACCCTAAGTTCGTACGTTGGGTAAACATTATTGGAGTTGCTTACTCAGTACTTATCTGTGTAGGTTTTGCTGCAATGCCAGTCTTTATGTACATCACTAACCCTCTTAATCTATAG
- a CDS encoding GNAT family N-acetyltransferase — protein sequence MNNCERESLLVVEDERQVIAFISVHFIPQIALEGDFARISYFAVDQNIRGKDVGKLVEEHITKLANARECDRIELHSHSRRKDAHRFYFRQRYKDVPKYLVKYLNPDSH from the coding sequence ATGAATAACTGTGAGAGAGAGTCACTCTTAGTAGTAGAAGATGAGAGACAAGTCATAGCCTTTATCTCAGTACACTTTATTCCTCAGATAGCACTAGAGGGTGATTTTGCTAGGATAAGTTATTTTGCTGTAGATCAGAATATCAGGGGTAAAGATGTAGGTAAACTTGTCGAAGAACACATCACAAAGCTAGCCAATGCAAGAGAATGTGATAGAATAGAACTTCACAGCCATAGTAGAAGGAAGGACGCACATCGCTTCTATTTCAGACAAAGGTACAAGGATGTACCTAAGTATTTAGTCAAGTATTTAAACCCAGATTCGCATTAG
- the mdtD gene encoding multidrug transporter subunit MdtD gives MQAGVIKDEITRKYLPWLGALAIFMQALDATILNTGLPSIAKSLGESPLGMQSIIVSYTLTVALLIPLSGWLADRFGTKRIFILAVGLFTLGSIFCSMSATLDQLVLARIFQAVGGAMMVPVARLTLIYAYPKNQLLKVINFITIPGLIGPMLGPAVGGFLVEKLSWHWIFLINVPVGVIAVLFARKIIPNFTNTVGRFDLMGWILFSGGLTTLTLVIEKWNSPGISSAQLLTLFIVAILMGVAYVFYARMTKEPLIKLSLFKITTLRLGLIGNLITRFGIGGMPLMIPLLLQVGYGYSAMYAGMMMIPQALSNLVSRNFVVPIVRRFGYRSTLITNTVLTGLLISCFFFVTPHTPYWVIILLMIGNGAFNAIQFTSMNTISLADLDQETSSEGNSLLSVTQQLAVSLGISLSAMVLMMFQNSTVATSGDGIAVFRYTFLVMGLITILSSLVFTNLSKDAGASMSGTRSYKKE, from the coding sequence ATGCAAGCAGGAGTAATAAAAGATGAAATAACACGCAAATATTTGCCATGGTTAGGAGCTCTAGCCATCTTTATGCAAGCACTAGATGCTACAATTTTAAACACAGGATTACCCTCTATAGCTAAGAGTCTAGGAGAGTCGCCTTTAGGGATGCAGAGTATCATCGTATCCTATACATTAACAGTCGCTTTATTGATTCCATTAAGTGGTTGGTTAGCCGACCGATTTGGCACAAAGAGAATCTTTATTCTAGCAGTGGGACTATTTACGTTAGGTTCTATATTCTGTTCTATGTCAGCTACCTTAGATCAGTTAGTTCTAGCGCGTATATTTCAGGCTGTTGGAGGAGCGATGATGGTACCTGTAGCCCGATTAACCTTAATTTATGCTTATCCTAAAAACCAGTTGTTAAAGGTGATTAATTTTATCACAATACCTGGACTGATAGGACCTATGTTAGGACCTGCAGTAGGAGGTTTTTTAGTAGAGAAGCTGTCTTGGCACTGGATATTCTTAATTAATGTACCAGTAGGAGTGATAGCTGTACTTTTTGCTAGAAAGATTATCCCTAATTTTACCAATACAGTAGGGCGTTTTGACCTTATGGGATGGATATTGTTTAGTGGCGGATTAACTACATTGACGTTAGTGATAGAGAAGTGGAACAGTCCAGGCATATCTTCTGCTCAATTACTTACATTGTTTATTGTAGCAATATTAATGGGAGTAGCCTATGTATTCTATGCTAGAATGACGAAAGAACCTTTGATTAAATTGAGTTTATTTAAGATTACCACGCTTCGTTTAGGCCTAATTGGAAACTTAATTACGCGTTTCGGAATCGGGGGAATGCCATTGATGATCCCCTTATTATTACAAGTAGGATATGGATACTCAGCCATGTATGCAGGGATGATGATGATTCCACAAGCCTTATCTAACTTAGTTTCTCGTAACTTTGTAGTACCTATTGTGAGACGCTTTGGATACAGAAGTACGTTGATTACAAACACAGTATTGACAGGGTTGTTAATCAGCTGTTTTTTCTTCGTAACTCCTCACACACCCTATTGGGTGATTATACTCTTAATGATAGGAAACGGAGCGTTTAACGCAATACAATTTACTTCCATGAATACAATATCTCTTGCAGATCTAGATCAAGAAACTTCTAGTGAAGGAAATAGTTTATTATCAGTTACACAACAGTTAGCAGTAAGTTTAGGTATCTCATTGTCAGCGATGGTATTGATGATGTTTCAGAATAGTACAGTCGCTACTTCAGGGGATGGTATAGCTGTATTTAGATATACTTTCTTAGTTATGGGATTGATCACGATACTGTCTAGTTTAGTATTTACTAATCTGAGTAAAGATGCAGGGGCAAGTATGTCAGGAACGCGCTCATATAAAAAAGAATAA
- a CDS encoding anthranilate synthase component II has product MSEIKQIVIIDNHDSFTYNLVQLFDENKHCNITVIPHDEVVLESLDKFDMLVLSPGPDVPCSYPILFRILDRYKANKPILGVCLGHQTIGEYFGATLENLSYVYHGQSTTLHYRTEDNLFTTIGTSVSVGLYHSWALSTTDFPEELEIVALSDEGVIMSIRHRTYNIKGVQFHPESYITSHGGEIINNWVLSL; this is encoded by the coding sequence ATGAGTGAAATCAAACAAATTGTTATAATAGATAATCATGACTCGTTTACTTATAATTTGGTTCAGCTCTTTGATGAGAATAAACATTGTAATATTACAGTGATTCCTCACGATGAGGTTGTTTTAGAATCTTTAGATAAGTTTGATATGCTTGTTTTATCTCCAGGACCGGATGTGCCTTGTAGTTACCCTATCTTGTTTCGTATATTAGATAGGTATAAAGCTAATAAACCGATCTTAGGTGTTTGTCTAGGGCATCAGACTATTGGAGAGTACTTTGGGGCTACATTAGAGAATCTATCTTATGTCTATCACGGACAGTCTACTACCTTACACTATAGAACAGAAGATAATTTATTTACTACTATAGGCACCTCTGTATCAGTAGGATTATATCATTCATGGGCTTTATCGACTACTGATTTTCCAGAAGAACTAGAGATAGTAGCGCTTAGCGATGAAGGAGTTATTATGTCTATTCGCCATAGAACGTATAATATTAAGGGAGTACAGTTTCACCCCGAATCTTATATTACTTCTCATGGTGGAGAAATCATAAATAATTGGGTATTATCGCTGTAA
- a CDS encoding aminodeoxychorismate synthase component I yields the protein MVLKDTTISLMNSLGSQRIPFLFIISYDGKDCIIQPLKNIDQEEIKYNFNGISNTQPKERITSLKIEATPLSFEQYQEKFDIVKQELQLGNTYLINLTVATPVSSKHTLEDVYHTAKAKYKLLVKDQFTCFSPEIFVQIKDNTIYSFPMKGTIKADIHNASELLLNNKKETAEHYTIVDLIRNDLNIVSKKVKVNRFRYLDKLETSKGAILQMSSEIAGDLSPNWYHEIGTIFSKLLPAGSITGSPKESTVNIIAKAEQYDRNYYTGVCGLYDGKSVDSAVMIRFIEQQGDKYIYKSGGGITSSSDVKLEYEELLQKIYIPS from the coding sequence ATGGTGCTCAAAGATACAACTATCTCTCTAATGAATTCATTGGGATCACAGAGAATTCCCTTCCTTTTTATCATTAGCTATGATGGCAAAGATTGTATCATCCAACCCTTAAAAAATATTGATCAAGAAGAAATAAAATATAACTTCAACGGAATAAGCAATACACAACCAAAAGAGCGTATCACTAGTCTAAAAATAGAAGCTACACCCCTTAGCTTTGAACAATATCAAGAGAAGTTTGATATTGTCAAACAAGAGTTACAGCTAGGAAATACATACCTTATTAATTTAACTGTGGCTACACCTGTATCTTCTAAGCACACCTTAGAAGATGTGTATCACACTGCTAAAGCTAAATATAAACTACTCGTAAAAGATCAGTTCACTTGTTTTTCTCCTGAGATATTTGTTCAAATCAAAGACAATACTATCTACTCTTTTCCTATGAAAGGAACAATAAAAGCTGATATTCACAATGCCAGTGAGCTACTCTTAAATAATAAAAAAGAGACTGCAGAGCATTATACTATTGTTGATTTAATCCGAAATGATCTAAATATCGTTTCTAAAAAAGTGAAAGTAAATCGCTTTAGATACCTAGATAAACTAGAGACTTCTAAAGGCGCCATCTTACAGATGAGTTCTGAAATAGCAGGAGACCTATCTCCTAATTGGTACCATGAGATCGGAACTATATTTAGCAAACTACTACCTGCAGGCTCTATCACTGGATCTCCAAAAGAAAGTACAGTAAATATAATAGCTAAAGCAGAACAATACGATCGAAATTACTATACTGGAGTATGTGGTCTCTATGATGGCAAGAGCGTTGATAGTGCTGTAATGATACGTTTTATAGAACAACAAGGAGATAAATATATCTATAAAAGTGGTGGAGGTATAACCTCTTCAAGTGATGTGAAGCTGGAGTATGAAGAATTACTTCAAAAAATATACATCCCTAGCTGA
- a CDS encoding acyl-CoA synthetase, which produces MKDLYKQIGELLIDQDYDALHDLKIEKPEYFNWVQEVYEDIHVKETPEKTALLWTDGEVTHHYTFQTLHDRYNQLINFLRTKGVKKDDVILTQMMLQRINWVTHLATIKAGYRLSPAASILGVKDLVYRFQKITPKVILADSDNVEKIDQAEKESGISIPVKIIVDGQRDGWYPLTVLDEQSKEAEGEMTKPDDTLFMFFTSGTTGMPKIVCHTQLSQPIGHLTTTAWIGLTRNDIHYNISQPGWAKFAWSSLFAPWNVGATIFAFATKERFNAAKTLEMIEKHQVTSLCAPPTVLRFFVQEDLKKYNFSLKKCVAAGEPLNPEIIEEWKEGTGLIVRDGFGQTESTCMIANYPNAKLKYGSMGKPTFLYDIVIADDDGQEVVINEEGNICVKTGTDQLNGIFKEYLYDKVKQTEVFKHGLYYTGDKAYKDEDGYIWFIGRDDDVIKASDYRIGPFEVESVLLEHHDVVESAVVASPHAVKGFEVKAFIILSDHTKASAELANDLFKYSREHLAPYKMPRKIEFVTELPKTISGKIKRVELRALQAERIAKKQEVALEYDYTK; this is translated from the coding sequence ATGAAAGATTTGTATAAACAAATCGGTGAATTACTCATCGATCAGGATTACGATGCCTTACATGATCTAAAAATCGAAAAGCCTGAGTATTTTAACTGGGTACAAGAAGTGTATGAAGACATACACGTAAAAGAAACACCTGAAAAAACAGCATTGTTATGGACAGATGGAGAGGTGACTCATCATTATACATTCCAAACACTACATGACAGGTACAACCAATTAATCAATTTTCTTCGTACAAAAGGAGTTAAAAAAGATGATGTTATACTTACCCAAATGATGCTTCAACGTATCAATTGGGTTACGCACTTAGCGACTATTAAAGCTGGTTATAGATTATCTCCTGCTGCAAGTATATTAGGAGTAAAAGACTTAGTATACAGATTCCAAAAGATTACACCGAAAGTCATATTAGCAGATAGTGATAATGTAGAGAAAATAGATCAAGCAGAAAAAGAGTCAGGCATTAGCATCCCTGTTAAAATTATCGTAGATGGACAGAGAGATGGATGGTATCCACTGACTGTACTAGATGAGCAAAGTAAAGAAGCTGAAGGAGAAATGACTAAACCTGATGACACCTTATTTATGTTCTTTACTTCAGGTACTACAGGTATGCCTAAAATAGTATGTCATACACAATTAAGCCAACCTATTGGGCATCTAACGACAACTGCATGGATAGGTTTAACACGTAATGATATTCATTATAATATATCACAACCAGGATGGGCTAAGTTTGCTTGGAGTAGTTTATTCGCTCCATGGAATGTAGGTGCTACTATCTTTGCTTTTGCCACTAAAGAGCGATTTAATGCTGCCAAAACATTAGAGATGATAGAAAAACATCAAGTAACTTCTCTATGTGCTCCACCTACTGTATTGCGCTTCTTTGTTCAAGAAGATTTAAAGAAATACAATTTTAGCTTAAAGAAATGTGTAGCTGCAGGAGAGCCCTTAAATCCAGAGATTATTGAAGAATGGAAAGAGGGAACTGGACTTATTGTTAGAGATGGTTTTGGGCAAACAGAGAGTACATGTATGATCGCTAACTATCCAAATGCTAAACTAAAATATGGTTCTATGGGCAAACCTACTTTCTTATATGACATTGTCATTGCTGATGATGATGGACAAGAAGTAGTTATCAATGAAGAAGGAAACATCTGTGTTAAAACAGGTACTGATCAGTTAAATGGTATATTTAAAGAATACTTATACGATAAAGTAAAACAAACTGAGGTATTTAAACATGGGTTGTATTATACTGGAGACAAAGCCTATAAAGATGAAGATGGCTATATCTGGTTTATTGGTAGAGATGACGATGTTATCAAAGCATCTGATTATCGTATCGGACCATTTGAAGTAGAAAGTGTATTACTAGAACATCATGATGTAGTAGAGTCTGCAGTAGTTGCCAGTCCACATGCTGTAAAAGGTTTTGAAGTGAAAGCTTTTATTATTCTAAGTGATCATACTAAAGCATCTGCTGAGTTAGCTAATGACTTATTTAAGTATTCTCGAGAACATTTAGCACCTTATAAAATGCCTAGAAAAATAGAGTTCGTAACTGAATTACCTAAGACAATTAGTGGTAAAATAAAACGTGTAGAACTTAGAGCACTACAAGCTGAACGCATAGCTAAAAAGCAAGAAGTAGCATTAGAGTATGATTATACAAAATAG
- a CDS encoding SIMPL domain-containing protein, which produces MKKMSIMFASILMTTTAIVAQDNHGVITPQIQVNGIGKVSVTPDKVIIRVGVDNRDETAAVAKKTNDAAIATVIKYIKSMKIEDKDLQTQRVSLYKSRDYEEKKDYFTASQTLTITLTDVAKYEKLMVGLTESGINKIEGVDFQSSKTAMYEAEARTLAVKEAKQKATDYANALGQKVGKAILVSDSSANSPIIVRPMYMMKAAAGDMNDQTLALGELEVVSNVSISFTLE; this is translated from the coding sequence ATGAAAAAAATGTCAATCATGTTCGCGTCTATATTAATGACAACAACAGCAATCGTAGCACAAGATAATCATGGTGTAATTACTCCACAGATCCAAGTGAATGGAATAGGTAAAGTAAGTGTAACACCAGATAAAGTAATTATCAGAGTAGGAGTAGATAATAGAGATGAAACTGCAGCTGTTGCCAAAAAGACAAATGATGCAGCTATCGCTACAGTTATCAAGTATATTAAATCAATGAAAATAGAAGATAAAGACTTACAAACTCAAAGAGTGAGCCTTTATAAATCTAGAGATTATGAGGAGAAGAAAGATTACTTTACAGCGTCTCAGACATTAACGATCACACTTACTGATGTAGCCAAGTATGAGAAGTTAATGGTAGGTCTTACAGAGTCAGGTATTAATAAAATCGAAGGTGTAGACTTTCAGTCATCTAAGACTGCTATGTATGAAGCAGAAGCTCGTACATTAGCTGTTAAAGAAGCGAAACAAAAAGCGACTGATTATGCAAATGCATTAGGACAAAAAGTAGGTAAGGCTATCTTAGTGTCTGATAGCAGCGCTAACTCACCTATCATTGTTAGACCAATGTATATGATGAAAGCCGCTGCAGGAGATATGAATGACCAGACTTTAGCTTTAGGAGAATTAGAAGTAGTGTCTAATGTTTCTATTAGTTTTACGTTAGAATAA